The Candidatus Hydrogenedentota bacterium sequence TGCGGAAAGCCGGGTTCAAAGGCGTGTTGTCGGTCGAGTGCAGCACCGAGGAACAGGGTCTCGCGAGTATCAAGCATTTGAGCAAGGTGTTGCGGGCCAAATAGACGGCGGCGCAGCTCGCGACCGAAGAATCTCAGGGCAAAGGCACCCTCCTCCTCGTATTTGAAGCAAGGCCGGAGGGGCGCCTTTGCCCTCTTTTTGCGCCCGAGTAGACAATAGCAGCCATTTGGGGTAAAGTACTTATGGGAGACTGCATTTTCCCTAGAGGGCGGTCACGATGGAGAACGCGTTGTGGGCGGAGACTGAAGTTGTGGCTGCGGGGCCGGGTCTCCGTGGATTCTCGCGCGAGTACGAGTGGCTAAACGGCATGGTCGCCCGAGGCATGGGTGTCGCCGAGGGCGGCGCGGCGGTTCCTGAGACGGTTTTGCAGTGCATTTGGTACGACCAGCTCATTCAATCCGAGGGACTTATCCTCAACGGCGGGCAACGCCTGCGGGTGGTGTTCCCCGGGTGGTGGAACCAGAACGAGGGGCCCGATTTTCGCGATGCGCAACTCGAAATCGACGGTGCATTCTTGACGGGCGATGTCGAGGTTCACCAGGACCTCGCGGCATGGCGACAACACGGGCACCATCAGGATTCCCGATACGACAACGTGGTGCTCGAGGTGGTGGGCATATGCACCGGCTCGGATGCCGGGAATGCGACTTCGCGGAACCGCGCAGTTCCCTATCTTCCGCTGGAGTCCGCGCTGTTGGATTCTTTGGAGGCGCTGGCCGAGCAGCTCCGCCTGCGGGATTATCCCTACCACGTGCCGGCGTCGTATGGGGAGTGCGCCCGACTGACCGCCGTGCACGGCGTTGAACCGGTGCTGCGGCTGTTGCGCCTGGCGGGCGAGTGGCGGATGTTGGCAAAAGCCCGCGATATCGCTGAACGGATCGAGCGTGCCGGCGAAGACCAGGCGGTGTACGAGGCGGTGATGGCAGCGTGCGGTTACGGCCCCTACAAACACCAGTTTCGGGCGCTGGCGCAACAGATTCATTACGACCGCGTGCGGCAGTTGGGTGTGCAGGACCCGTTTCTGGTCGAGGCGGCGTTCCTGCAATTGGCGGGGCTGCTGCCGGAATCCTTGCCGGAGGGAAACGGCGACGCGCCCCATTTCCGGCGACTGCAGGCGCTGCGGGAACAGCGGCTGCGCGGGTTGCGGCGGCTGCCCATGAAATGGACCCGGAACGGCGTACGGCCGAACAACTATCCCGAACGGCGGCTCGCGGGGGCGGCGCGGTTTCTTGGGCGCACGGCGAAACCGGGGTTATCGGCCGCGCTAGACGAGATCTGGCAGGGCGAGTCCAAGCCGGTCAAGCGGCGGCTGGCTTTCGAGGCACTGTTTCCCACGCCGCTCGGTTTCTGGGCGGAGCGGTGCACGTGGACGGGTAAGCCGATGCCGAAACCCACGGCCATGATTGGACGCGGACGGGTGCATGCGATCATCGGCAACGTGTTCGTGCCGGTTGCTCTGGCCAAAGCGCGTTATGCACGTGATCGGGCATTGGAGACGAAAGTTTTCGACTTTTTCACTGCGCTTCCAAAGGAGATGGAGAACCATGTGTTCAAGACGATGGCCTCGCGCCTGTTCGGGGACACCTCTCCCCCACGTTTCAGCTTCCAGACGCAGCAGGGACTGATCCAGCTGTACACCGACTGGTGCCGGTTCAATCCCAAATGCGGGGCGTGTCCGGCGCTGTCGCTGCTCAAGCTGGTCGGAGAATCCCGGTAGCGGACACAGGCCAACACAGCGCAGCGCGGTCGCAGGTGCATTGCGGTTATTTTGCCTTTCGTTGGGCGCCGTGAGGATTGGCAGGGGCGCGGTTTGGTATATTTGCACGCAACAAGGGGGTGCGAGCAATGATGTCGAGCATTGGCTGGGCGTGTGTGGCCGGGTTAGCCGCACTGGGCGGGGCCGTAGATGCGGGTCCTGAACTGCAGGCGTCGATGGTCTGGCTGGCATCGGCGCCGTATGGGACGCAGGCGTATGCGGCATTTCGGAAGACCGTCGAGATTCCCGCCGCCGTAGACGGGGCTTCTCTTCACATTTTTGCCGATTCGCGGTACATGCTATGGGTGAACGGGAGGTATGTCGAGCGGGGTCCGTGCCGTTTCGACCCTGCCGCGCCAGAATATGACACGCTTGACGTAGCGCCGTATTTGAAGCTTGGCCGCAACATCCTGACGGTGCTGGTGCACCATTATCACGACGAGAAGGCGGACAACGAACCCGAAGGGTTTTGCGGGCGCATTATGCGGCACCAGCCCGGGTTTGCCGTGAAATTCGAGGGGCGTTGCGCGGACGGCTCGGCCATAGCCTTGCGCTCCGACGCGGCGTGGCGCGGGACCACGAAGACCCGGTTTCTGCCTTCTACTCCGTCGTGGAGTTCGATCCCGGACAATATCGACGCGCGCCTGGACGACGGCGACTGGACTGCTCTGGACTACGATGATTCGGGCTGGGAGAATGCCGCGCCCGTTGACGGGGCGTTGTGGGGGTCGTTGCGTCCTCGCGCGATTCCGTTCCTGCGCGAGACGCCGTTCGTGCCGCAAACGCTGGTGAAACGCAGTGATGCTCCCGACGGAGCAGCGCGCGCTCTATTTGAAGCGCTGCCTCTTACCATTCCCGCGGGACAGGATGTCGTGCTTGATGTGGGCCGGTCGGTGCTGGCGTACGACGTCATTGATTTCGAGGCCGAAGCGGGAACCGCGCTTGAGATTCTGCATGGAAGCGGGTGGCGCGACGGAAACTTCGACGAAGCATATTTCCCTAACCGTTACATCGCGCGGGCGGGGCGGCAGACGTATAGTGCGGGCGACACCTTCGGGTTCCGGTACATGCGCATCCGCGCCGAGGGAGGGCCTGTATTGGTCCACGGCGTGACGGTCGTCAACCGGGTGTATCCCTTCGAGCGCGAGGGGCGTTTCAGGTGCAACGACCCGTTTCTGAACCAGCTGTGGGAGCGTTCGATCCGGACCGTCGAGCTGTGCAGCGAGGACAGTTACACGGATTGCTCGACCCGCGAGCGGGTGGAATGGATGGGCGATGCGGCGCTTTCGGAGTACCCCATCACGCGGGCGGCCTTCGCGGGACCGGGGGCCGACGGGAGGCCGGTTTACAGCGACCCGCGCCTGGCGCGGAACATCCTCTGGCACATCGGGCTGAGCCAGCAGGAGGACGGGCGCGTCAAGGCTCACCATCCCTCGGACCGGTGGGATATTCATGGGTACATCGAAGATTACGCGTGCCTGTGGATTCACACCCTGCGCAGCTACTACGACAATTCGGGAGACGCCGAGTTTGCGCGCGAGCTGTGGCCGCGGGTGGTGAAGCAGCTGGAGTGGTTTCTCGGTCATCGCACGGAACGGGGCCTGGTGAATGCCCGCGAGTTCGTATTTGCGAGCAATCCTCTGGCCTACAAGGTTTGTGAGGGCGCCACTCTCAACGCTTATGTTCATGGCGCCCTGCTTGACGCGGCGTATCTGGCGAATGCGCTCGGCGAGACAGCTTCCGCGGAACGGTTCACCCAGGAAGCGGCGTCCCTGCGCGAGAGCATCAACGCGCACTTGTGGGATCGCGATGCCAAGGCGTACCACGGGGCAATCATGAACGGTGAGAAGACGCCGTTGACTGCTTACGCGGCGATGACCTCCCTGTATTTCGGCGTCGCGCCGGAAGAGCATCGAGATGCGCTGGTGGCGTGGCTCGCGGCACATCACGGACAGGTGGGGTCGCCTTTCGAGCATTTCTTTGTATTCGTGGCGTTGTATGGC is a genomic window containing:
- a CDS encoding DUF2851 family protein; translated protein: MENALWAETEVVAAGPGLRGFSREYEWLNGMVARGMGVAEGGAAVPETVLQCIWYDQLIQSEGLILNGGQRLRVVFPGWWNQNEGPDFRDAQLEIDGAFLTGDVEVHQDLAAWRQHGHHQDSRYDNVVLEVVGICTGSDAGNATSRNRAVPYLPLESALLDSLEALAEQLRLRDYPYHVPASYGECARLTAVHGVEPVLRLLRLAGEWRMLAKARDIAERIERAGEDQAVYEAVMAACGYGPYKHQFRALAQQIHYDRVRQLGVQDPFLVEAAFLQLAGLLPESLPEGNGDAPHFRRLQALREQRLRGLRRLPMKWTRNGVRPNNYPERRLAGAARFLGRTAKPGLSAALDEIWQGESKPVKRRLAFEALFPTPLGFWAERCTWTGKPMPKPTAMIGRGRVHAIIGNVFVPVALAKARYARDRALETKVFDFFTALPKEMENHVFKTMASRLFGDTSPPRFSFQTQQGLIQLYTDWCRFNPKCGACPALSLLKLVGESR
- a CDS encoding alpha-L-rhamnosidase N-terminal domain-containing protein, whose amino-acid sequence is MMSSIGWACVAGLAALGGAVDAGPELQASMVWLASAPYGTQAYAAFRKTVEIPAAVDGASLHIFADSRYMLWVNGRYVERGPCRFDPAAPEYDTLDVAPYLKLGRNILTVLVHHYHDEKADNEPEGFCGRIMRHQPGFAVKFEGRCADGSAIALRSDAAWRGTTKTRFLPSTPSWSSIPDNIDARLDDGDWTALDYDDSGWENAAPVDGALWGSLRPRAIPFLRETPFVPQTLVKRSDAPDGAARALFEALPLTIPAGQDVVLDVGRSVLAYDVIDFEAEAGTALEILHGSGWRDGNFDEAYFPNRYIARAGRQTYSAGDTFGFRYMRIRAEGGPVLVHGVTVVNRVYPFEREGRFRCNDPFLNQLWERSIRTVELCSEDSYTDCSTRERVEWMGDAALSEYPITRAAFAGPGADGRPVYSDPRLARNILWHIGLSQQEDGRVKAHHPSDRWDIHGYIEDYACLWIHTLRSYYDNSGDAEFARELWPRVVKQLEWFLGHRTERGLVNAREFVFASNPLAYKVCEGATLNAYVHGALLDAAYLANALGETASAERFTQEAASLRESINAHLWDRDAKAYHGAIMNGEKTPLTAYAAMTSLYFGVAPEEHRDALVAWLAAHHGQVGSPFEHFFVFVALYGANDPKLDGLALEIMRSKWASTLARQDLDTVFEGFGGGALCHNMGAPPSYFLSTRVLGVRREGPISQGGLVVDPRPGGLAEAEGVVMTELGPVAVSWTRTEDLFTLLVDLPHRAMVVVPASRPGSVRIEPSEGAQEPKPLGVQGRAAVYEAGPGKYTFAAPCS